The DNA window TTGCAAGCTCATCCCCATTATAGGCATGTGTTAAATGCTTAGTTACGCTCTGTGGCTGAACAGACCAATCAAGGGTTTTACTGTAGGATTGTCCATTGGCTTTAACAAATTGACATTCTTTTAGAGGTGTTAAAAATGGGTTGCCCTCATCAACAAGTAACCGCCAACCTTGCTGCCACCAATGCCCAGGCTGTGTAACCTGTCCATGAAACTTAAACACTCTTTGTCGCATTAACGTCTCTGTACTTTGCCCATCGCAGCCAGTTATCACGTCGCCTTTATTTATATTATCTGTTTCACTGTAATACACTTTTAGTGCATCACCCCGCCAAACTGCACGAAAACCAGGCCAGCGACGAGCAGGTCGTTCAACACGTGAAAACACACCAGCATGACCATCTTGTAGCACAGTACTAAAACGCGCTATTGCCGCAACATGAACCTGTGGCCCGCTCGCTTTAGCAGACAGTGCAAATGCTTCTGCTTTTGCTTGCTTTAATAGCTCAGGAAAGGCTGGGTTGTTAACATCAAACATGCCAGGGTGATTTTTTGCCGATATGCTGTAAGCAGCTTCAATATCACGCTCAGTAACAATGCGCCATTGCTCTGGGGTTTGAGGAGAAGCCGATAATTTGGCCATGCTCAAGGTAGGCGTAATCAATAAAGCGCTCAATAAAGTACGGCTAACTATTTTTGTTTTTATGTTCATGAAAATCCATTTTAAATTAGGCTATATAATTACTGTAAACTCATTTGGTAGAACTAAAAATACATTAAATCAAATAGGTATTAGCAAATTATTTTTACAGCAGTAACTTAGCAACATTAAAAGCAGCTAGCAATGAGCAAGATTTAAAATGAACTGGCTTTAAATTTAGAGCAACAGCTTACTTAGAGGTTTGTTCAATTTTGGTTTGCAGTAGTGTTATGCGGGCGTTGAGTTTTCTAAAGGTATACTGTGAATAGAAAAAGTTTAAAAAGAAAGCAGCAAAACCTGAGCAAGCAAGCCCTATCAATGGGCTGAAATAAAACATTAACAATAAAACAATTACAGCCATCGCTAACGTAAGTCCCAAATAATGAAATCCACTAAATAACTTTCGGTTGTTTTTTTCAAGTTGTACTAGATGAGAATCTATATGCATTAAAAATTTTCTTTTTGACAAGTAAACGTTAACTATTTTGAGCTTTACTACCTACATAGCATTATTTAAAAAAATGAGTTACTCCACTGCGCCTTAGTTAATCGGTATAACTGTACGGCACGACCGTGAAATTCATGATTACTGTAGTCTGTAAAGCCAATTTTCTTTGCTACTTTTAATGACGCAATATGCTCAGGTTCAATAATAACAACGACGGATTGATGAGTAGTTTGCGTAAACACATACTTTAAAACACCTTTAGCCGCTTCGCAGGCTAAGCCTTTATTCCAAAAATCGACCGCTAATCGATATCCTAAATTAGGCTCTTCGTTACCCGCGATACTTTGTGGGGAAATACCACAAAATCCAATCAATAAATCGCTGCTTTTATCTATTAATGCCCATGGCCCCAAACCATATGAATCGTAACATTGTATACACCACTTTATAAACTCACCAGTTGCAGCTTCATCGCACACACCACGAATTGAGTATCTCATCACCTCATCGTCACTAAGAATTTTACTTAATGCCGGCACATCATCAATTGAAAATGGCCGAATAAGCAACCTTTGGGTTTCACAAATTTTCACTCAAACCTTCTTGTTATCACAGCTAAAAAATTTCAACAAACCAAGTGATTAAGGTTGTTATCTCAGTTATTTCGCTCTTTTTTATATTTCGAATGCCACAAAAAGTATCCAAATAATATGCCTACTAAAGGAAATATTATTAAAGATGAAATGATTCCATCAAAAAAATCTTGCTCACCTGTAAAGTACATAATTAATTGAAATAAAAAAGCTGTAGGAACTCCCCAGCCTAGAACACCTTTTA is part of the Pseudoalteromonas sp. DL-6 genome and encodes:
- a CDS encoding GNAT family N-acetyltransferase, producing the protein MKICETQRLLIRPFSIDDVPALSKILSDDEVMRYSIRGVCDEAATGEFIKWCIQCYDSYGLGPWALIDKSSDLLIGFCGISPQSIAGNEEPNLGYRLAVDFWNKGLACEAAKGVLKYVFTQTTHQSVVVIIEPEHIASLKVAKKIGFTDYSNHEFHGRAVQLYRLTKAQWSNSFF